A window of Rhododendron vialii isolate Sample 1 chromosome 11a, ASM3025357v1 genomic DNA:
TACTCTTCCAATATATTTTATTTCCCACCATAGCATTTtccaatatattttttattttttatttttgtaaatggtgccttggtttgttttctttttcttttttggttttttagaaATGgtgctttgtttttcttttatttgaaatggaaatgggGTGCTTGGTTGACAAGCCAGACTAAACGTCTAGAACCTTCTTTCCACGTAGACTAAAAGCACACCACAAATatccaaaatctctctctctctctctctcgtgtttgGCCATTTGCGCCTCCTTAAACCCTAATAGGGCCATAAAAACCTAAACCCCGATAAAACCCTCTACCCATTTTTCCGTTCCATTCTCCGGTCAATTAACTTTGATTTTCCACTGTAAAATGGCGGCCGCTGTGTTGCTCAGATCTCTCCGTCGCCGTGACCTCTCCGTCGCTTCTCTCTCTGCCTGCAAATCTGTACGTGCTCATTTACCACTGCACATCACAGTACCATACTGCCCTTCTatacgcatatatatatatatatatatatatatgtatctctAACCCTATAAtttgatatatatatgtatctctAACCCTATAATTTGATATAACCCTTTTGATCTCGGTCATTTGTACGATCTGGGTTCTCGTGATGGACACGAATCGTTTGATTTTTGTTTCGTGGTAGAGTTGATTGCTGAATTATTGTGTAGATTAGATTTAGTCTTTACGGAATCAAACCACGGGTAGTCTGGGGTTTTTAATCCTTTGCGCAGTAATTTTTTATCTCATGTTTCGATGCTTCATTATTGTGCTTTTAGTTTAGTTCGTTTCCTTTTTGTAGCGGGGTTTGTCAGGCTTGCAGTGGTTTTGGTAGAGAGTCCTGTTTCTgactatttttatctttttgtttatCTGAAATTTCAATGCGTTTATTTGTGTTTAACTCTAAGCCCTGTGGATTCACCGGGTCAGAGGTGGGTTTGCCTTTAAAATTGTTTGGGAATTCATTTTTGGCTCTTGAATGCTACATTTGGTAGAGCCAGTTCTAAACCATAAGCTGATTGTCGTCTTTGAAAGGGCTTGTATTTTTAACATTTATTGCATGATTGCGCGCGTGTGATTtttcgactctctctctctctctcacgcgcTTAATTTGTGTTTTTCTTCTCTATTGCTCTTCTGCAATTAGAGGGGGATTCTTTAGTTTGGATTTGTGAAATGTTGCTGACATAGAATGTAGGTGTTGTACTAGGCAATATTGCTGCATGTTATATGGATTGTTCCTTTCAAAGCTCTTGTGTTTAACTATTTTGTGGAATGGACTCAAGTTGTGTTCTTGCAATGAGGTACAAATTTTTAGGGTGTTAAGTCGTGTGATGTTAAGGCTTTTACGATTTGATTCTCCTGCATAGAAAGCAATATGCAAGATCACTTGGGTTGTTTCTTTGGATATTCATATGTATTAGATCGgggtggtgtgtgtgtgggtgggtgggtgggtgggtatGTATTAGGGTTCTATACTGCATCTTCTTAATGCCCATACCTTGCATTATTGGTAAACAATTTAGATGAAGATTGTTGTGAGCATGCTCATTTTGATCAATTTGAGGGTAGTGTGATGCATATTGAATGTTTTGCTATTCTGTAACATTGTGCAGTTAACTGGAAATGCCAAGTCATCATGGGCTACCTCGCATTTAGGTAACAAATGGGCTAGTTTGGTCAGGCCATTCAGGTATGTCAGCTTAAACTGTATATGGTTGCGTGTTATATCATTTTTGTCTTCTTGATGCtaccattttaaaaaaatttctcgtttgccattttagttttgtttttgttttgtttttcaatcattaccctacttctttctccaatcattaccctatttttccaattattactttcacatctctctctatctctctccaatcattacccctatcttcaatcattactctatttatctctccacccactaccaaaactaaactaaactaaactctcaaccaaacacaaccgtTGTCTTCTTGACTTATTTTCCTTCTGAAACAGTACGTATCCGGCTGGGAACGATGTCATAGGAATTGACTTGGGTACCACAAACTCATGTGTTTCAGTTATGGAGGGCAAGGTgagtttaattttagtttcaGATATTCAGCACCACTTTTTGGTAAAATTTGATGGCATTGTAAGAACCTGATTAACTTTTTCCATTTCCTGTAGAGTCCTAAAGTGATTGAAAATTCTGAGGGATCTCGGACCACACCATCAGTGGTTGCCAATAACCCAAAGGGAGAGCTTCTTGTGGGAACTCCAGCTAAACGTCAAGCTGTGACCAACCCATTTAACACAGTGTTTGGGACCAAGCGTCTCATTGGGAGACGTTTTGATGATCCCCAGACacagaaagaaatgaaaatggttCCATATAAGATAGTCCGGGCTCCCAATGGAGATGCTTGGGTTGAAGTCAGTGGGAAGCAATATTCTCCGAGCCAAATTGGTGCATTCATCTTGACTAAGATGAAAGAAACTGCTGAGGCGTACCTTGGAAGGAGTGTTACAAAGGCTGTGGTCACTGTACCTGCTTATTTCAACGATGCTCAAAGACAAGCTACGAAGGACGCTGGGCGAATTGCAGGCCTTGATGTGCAAAGAATCATCAATGAGCCTACCGCTGCTGCACTTTCCTACGGTTTGAACAATAAGGAAGGTCTTGTAGCAGTTTTTGACCTTGGTGGTGGGACTTTTGATGTTTCCATTCTAGAGATTTCCAATGGTGTTTTTGAGGTATGCATGTCAAGTTTGCTTTTAAAACTTTGTTTGTAACTaggggaaagaaagagaagagaaatgtTTGGGAAAGCTAATTATTTTATGTTGTGTGGTTTTTAAGAGGAAATGAAAGTAAAGTAAAATGGATAGTGGGAGCTTTCTTTGAAGCTGTTTGGCATTTTCCCCTTGTTTTCCTTCCCATTTCTTCCTTCGCCCTTTCCACTGGCAACCAAACAGGAGAAGAGCAAAATTTGTTATTTCCTCtcctttccatttctttttataACTTCCAAACACAGAGCGGTACTTGAGTTTTTATTCAGGTGTATACACGATAACTCTCTTACATACAGGTGAAAGCAACGAATGGTGACACATTCTTGGGGGGAGAGGACTTTGACAATACTCTGCTGGAGTTCTTGGTGGGTGAATTCAAAAGAACTGAGGGAATCGATCTATCAAAGGATAAGCTGGCTCTCCAGAGACTTAGAGAATCTGCGGAGAAGGCTAAGATTGAACTATCGTCAACATCCCAGACTGAGATCAACCTTCCATTCATCACAGCCGATGCCTCTGGTGCAAAACACTTGAACATTACCTTGACCAGATCGAAATTTGAGGCTTTGGTAAACAACTTGATTGAAAGGACTAGGAACCCATGCACAAACTGTGTGAAGGATGCTGGCATAAGTACCAAGGATATCGACGAGGTTCTTCTTGTGGGAGGAATGACCCGTGTGCCAAAAGTGCAGGAAATTGTGTCCCAAATATTTGGTAAGAGCCCAAGCAAAGGTGTAAACCCTGACGAGGCTGTTTCTATGGGAGCTGCCATCCAGGGTGGTATTCTCCGGGGAGATGTTAAGGAGTTGCTTCTCCTTGATGTCACTCCTCTTTCGCTTGGTATTGAGACTCTGGGCGGTATTTTCACCAGATTGATCTCTAGGAACACAACCATTCCAACAAAGAAAAGCCAGGTGACCCTTCGATCTGTAAACTCAAACCCATTGTtcttgttattattattatttttgcttGTTATTGCGCGGAACTTAGTGCTTGAATAGCTATCTCATGGTCATTGAATGAGGCATCTGAAACTTTGAAATTTGCATTAGAATGGTATAAGGGTATTGTAGAAAAAATATTCTTCTTAAGGAGCACAGAGGTGGACTTGACACAGACATGcagaattttgtttttaaaaaattaggcaCCGACACGATATAAGAAGTATTCACGAGCTATACAGGGCAATTGTGACCGTTGCCCAACTTCTTGAACCTAACTTGTCCTTGTGTGTTGCCAATGTGTATAATCCAAAAAGAACCATGTTTGGTGCCCGACATGTGCCCGGAGTGTACTTTCTCCGTCTCCGACACTGATATGTGAGGTGTATCTGTGCTTCTCTTAGCAGTTCTATAAGTAACTTTATCAACCAGACCTGTTACAGCTTGTGGAAGATTCTAAGGTGCTATTTATGGGTTTCTATTTTTCTCAGGTGTTCTCAACTGCAGCTGACAACCAAACTCAGGTGGGTATAAAAGTAGTTCAAGGGGAGCGCGAGATGGCGGCTGATAACAAGCTCCTTGGTGAGTTTGATCTTGTGGGCATTCCACCAGCTCCTAGAGGCATGCCTCAGATCGAAGTCACGTTCGATATTGATGCCAATGGAATCGTTACTGTATTTGCGAAGGACAAGGCCACTGGAAAAGAGCAACAGATTACAATTAAGGGTACGGGAGGTCTTTCGGAAGATCAGATTAACAAGATGGTCAAGGAAGCTGAGATTCACGCCCAGAAGGATCAAGAGAGGAAAACTCTGATTGATCTTAGAAACAGTGCGGACACCACCATTTACAGTATCGAGAAGAGCTTGAGTGAGTACCGGGACAAGGTGCCAAGTGAGGTGGCTTCTGAGATTGAGTCTGCTGTTGCCGATTTGAGGATTGCAGTGGGGAAGGATGACGTTGATGAGATTAAGGCGAAACTTGATGCTGCGAATAAAGCAGTTTCAAAGATTGGACAGCACATGTCTGGAGATTCCACTGGTGGCGCTGCCTCTGGAGGCGGCTCTGAGGGTGGTGACCAAGCTCCTGAGGCGGAGTACAAGGAGGCAAGGAAGTAGGTAGCGAGGCAGTTAAAAATGCATAACAATGAGAGAATTCTTTTTAGTGTTGAACAGTTTAGGATCTAAAACTTGGGGGACTAGGTGTATTGCAAGTCCCTAATTTTTGGGATAATTTCGGTGCGTATTGAACCTATATTGATGGGTAGAGATTGCAGAAGAATTTTTCCTGCTGAAAGTCTAGATATGTTTGGTGGTCAGATGATTGTTGCCTATGGTATTCTCTGAAGATTACCCTTCTGAATACGTATTATTTTCTGCTATGGAGTATCTTTTTTAACTTGACCTTTCATTGAAAATTACTTCATTAACGacgtgtttttgtttttgtttttttttttgcgtggcTTTTTGGCCTCCCAGTGGACCTATTCGAATGGGTTATGTAATATAGCCTTAGAGCTGTTTTGTATGaaattggtcatatcttttagAAGAGGGAATCTTTTTCACAGCTCCGCCTTAATAATTGTTTAGAGCACTAATTGCGGCcgtctaaaaatattttgggtgGTTCGgatgttaataaaaaaatttggagaaaagtaggaaaagtttcattaaaattcagaccatccgaaacacttttggacagttgcgatttgttgtttctataaaaaaaatctattcaCGGCAGAGCTGTGAATAAGTTTACCTTCTTTTAGAAACAGACACACTACAAACATACACACATGTATACCTAACATGATTCCAAATTAGAAAAAGTTCCCatcattttataaataagaaaaaaggtaTCACTTGCACTAATCACTATCGGTAAAGAACAGCACTGTTGTGGTTGGATGTTGTGTACGTAGCATTATTTAATGACATTATACCACCACaagtaaatacaaaaataaatacacatgtcaaatttgataggTCAATTGAAAAAGTTAAAGCAAATCCGTACATGTCTCGTGTTGaagccaaaatttggcatcAATAATGACAACCATCTACGCCCATGTGACAAACTCAATGCCGTTCTTAGTGCCAAATTTTGTATCAAAATATGAATGAGTTTTGATTCAATGGAATGGTTTGGATTGccgataggaaaaaaaaataaaaaattctcctATCAAGTGTATGGATTCGAGATTGTACCAAATGGTGCAACCATGTTGttatgttttgattatttacaACTATAGTATTAAAATCTGAATTTGACTATACCATTTTAAGGATGGTGAgggtttaaaaaaaacccatacTACAACCGTTCCACTCATGTACAACTCTATATCTTAAAATGTTTGATGTAGTATCTTTTTTccatcccaaaatatttgtctggTCTGCAAAACGGAATACACttattacaagaaaaattcaagttttttacTTCCTCCGTCCGCGTTTGTTGATtcacaaacatgttttttttaagtCCCACAAAGATTGTCCATCTAATCACGTCAATATGCAAAAGAGAGTGATTTTCCTTTCTtgcctttcctttttttttttttgtgtagtcACATCGAAATTTAAAACTTTACTTCCGAGCCAAATTTTTTATTGagggacaaaaaagaaaatttatcttataaaaaataatactcctattaTTTTGTCTAAAGTTGGAATCCTCAAAATGGACCACCAACAAAAGTGGAGGGAGGGAGTAACTATTAGTACTAGATTCATAGTAAATTTGTGATGGAGGATACTATTTGAAATTTACGTCTAATTTAACAATATTCACAGTACcttaaaaaagaattaaaaattgagaaaaaaaaaattgggacggagggctACCCAAAACAGAAGTGATGTCACTTTGAATTGAAAAAAGGTGCAATTAACGGGAGTAATTTGTCTAGGGTTTGGTTTTCTGCAATCGTCGCCGCATATAACCCAATTTCTTCGCGACCAGAACCAGCCCAACATCGAACAggtacccttctctctctctctctctctctctctctctctctctctctcttcttctacACCTCTGTGTGCTGCTTTCTATGCTCAATTTAGATGCTTAAACGTGACAAGTTTGGGGCCTAGTAAACAATCACTCCTTGAAACAGTATTGGGACGTCACAAACTCAGGAGTGAATCAATTCAACGGAGGTGCAGTAGTACCATTCTTTAAGGGCCGGCCCTGTGCACTCTTTAGGTGCATTTTTATCAATTTATTTCGATTATTGGTACCGGTTCTTTATGTATTCTCTGCAGTACAAGTGCCAAATGATTATCTTATGATCTTATCTATGAAATATTGTTATTCCTCTATGAAAAGTTTGCATCTTGTGATGGTTGTTAAACAAGGGTAAGCATTTTTGATCACTAGTTTTTTGTGTACTTAATTTCAGTTGCAGGGCAAGTTTCAACTAGACTGTATATTGGCAAATGGGTAGTAAGAAAAAGGGGTCCGGTGCCGCTTTGGAAGTAGAGAATGCAATAGATACGGGTACTGATAAAGTTGTTTCAGAGGTaccgaaaaagaaaatgaagaaggaaaagaagaaagtagTTGAAGATGTAGAAGATCAATCTGTTGCGCTGGATGAGAATAAGAAAGAGGTTGAAGATGGGTCAGTTGTTTCGGAGGtagtgaaaaagaaaatgaaaaaggaaaagaagaaagaagccaTGGATGGGTCTTCTGCCCCATCTTCAACCACGCAGTCTATTGCAttagaggagaagaagaaatctatttcaccaaaggaaaagaagaaaggagTTGCAGATGGGTCTGCAGCCTCTTCTTCCAATGCACTACCTGATAAGCCaatggagagaaagaagaaaagaaaagcattggACAAAGAGAGACACCATGCTACTTCTGATGACGTGGGACCAAAGGACAAACCTTTGGATTCGAATGTAGATAAGACTCCGGTGCCTAACCCGACCTCACCGAGTAGTGGTTTGCCTGAGTTTCATATTAGTGTTTTTAAG
This region includes:
- the LOC131307228 gene encoding heat shock 70 kDa protein, mitochondrial-like, translating into MAAAVLLRSLRRRDLSVASLSACKSLTGNAKSSWATSHLGNKWASLVRPFSTYPAGNDVIGIDLGTTNSCVSVMEGKSPKVIENSEGSRTTPSVVANNPKGELLVGTPAKRQAVTNPFNTVFGTKRLIGRRFDDPQTQKEMKMVPYKIVRAPNGDAWVEVSGKQYSPSQIGAFILTKMKETAEAYLGRSVTKAVVTVPAYFNDAQRQATKDAGRIAGLDVQRIINEPTAAALSYGLNNKEGLVAVFDLGGGTFDVSILEISNGVFEVKATNGDTFLGGEDFDNTLLEFLVGEFKRTEGIDLSKDKLALQRLRESAEKAKIELSSTSQTEINLPFITADASGAKHLNITLTRSKFEALVNNLIERTRNPCTNCVKDAGISTKDIDEVLLVGGMTRVPKVQEIVSQIFGKSPSKGVNPDEAVSMGAAIQGGILRGDVKELLLLDVTPLSLGIETLGGIFTRLISRNTTIPTKKSQVFSTAADNQTQVGIKVVQGEREMAADNKLLGEFDLVGIPPAPRGMPQIEVTFDIDANGIVTVFAKDKATGKEQQITIKGTGGLSEDQINKMVKEAEIHAQKDQERKTLIDLRNSADTTIYSIEKSLSEYRDKVPSEVASEIESAVADLRIAVGKDDVDEIKAKLDAANKAVSKIGQHMSGDSTGGAASGGGSEGGDQAPEAEYKEARK